Sequence from the Maribacter algicola genome:
CCAGATTCAGGATGATACCCCAAGGTGCTTCCTTCCAAGTTTTTTACCTCTATGTAATCCTCATTCTGTTGGGTAGTGAACTTATCACCACAACTAACCAGTAAAATTGCACATAGGGCAATTATAAAAAAAGTATTCTGTTTATTATGTTTCATTATTTCAATTTTTTTAGTTTCCACTCGTTATTTCAAATAATTCTTTATCCCATTGAGGTTTTACCTCACAGGTTACATCAAAATGCATGGTTGCCGTATTCTCTTCCGAGTAAGCAGGCCATTCCGGTAAACTATCCGTATTTGGATTTCCGGTCGTGGCGAAATTGATCCACGCCTGGCTCATCTTATCGGCCAAGGTATGTGCCTCCGCACCACCACCTGTCATATGGTTTGCTTTGTCCACCGTATTAAAAACAAAGGGTAGTTCCATACAGTGGAGCGATTTGTATTTGCCGTCAAAAACCGGAGACTGCCATGTGAACAAATACATATATACGGGGGCTCCTCCTTCTAAGCTCGATTTTCTATTCGCCTGAGCAACTGCCCCCGGACGGAACATCGTATCCACGTCCAATAGATCCTTAGGGTCCTTGTCATTTGGATAGGCCTTTTTAACCGCAGCGATATAATCATCGGCCTTATCCTTGTAAGTATCCTTGATATGTTTCATGATTTCGGCTTCGGAAGCGTTCAAAAATCGCATGTTGGCAAATGGTGCAAATTCATTTTTTACGGTCCCAATCAACAAAGGAATGTTCCTGGACATTTCAAAAGCTTCGTTTGAATTAACTTGAAAAGGAAGGTCCTCTCCATCCCTGCTGGGCCCCCAGTTCAGTCCAAAACCTATGACCGGCTTACCGGCATCCTTCATTTTTTGGGCGACATTTTGTAAGGCCTTGGCACTGGCATCTGCCAATACTTCGAACGGTATCTTTTGAATGCTATCGATGTTGGAGGCATCCAATCCCAAAATAGAAATGGTTTCCGCCGCTATGGCCTGCGTATCCTCCTTCTCCAATATACCGCTCCTCATGGCCCCACTCTGGTTGATGGCCTTATGAAAAAGTCCTTTTGCCTTGGGCATGGCCATCAAGGTATTCACCTTGGCCCCTCCCCCAGACTGACCGAATACGGTTACATTGTTAGGGTCGCCACCGAAATTCTCAATGTTCGCCTTTACCCATTCCAAGGCCATGACCATATCCAAAATACTGTTGTTGGCGGAGTGCTTGTACTTTTCACCATAGGCCGATAAATCCAAAAAGCCCAATACGTTTAATCTATGATTGATTGAAACCACGACCACATCCCCTTTTTTACTTAGGTTCTCCCCGTCATAGGAAGGAAGCTCATGACTCGATCCGGCCGTAAAACCCCCGCCATGAATCCAAAACATAACGGGTCTTTTTTTGTTGTCCGAAATACTTGGCGTCCAAACATTCAAACTCAGGCAATCTTCGTTGGTATAGCCCCAATCATGATCGAACACGAACTCAGATTCGTCCTGAACCGAGGTGGTGGAAGTCATGAGAGGCGCCACAGGACCATACATGGTGGAACTGCGAACGCCTTCCCAGGCATCGGGCTTTACAGATGCCTCAAAACGTTCCGCCTTGGCATAGGGAATTCCCTTATACGTGAAAATTCCATTTTGGATATATCCGCGTACCTTGCCGCTTTCCGTATTTGTAACGGCTACATCCTTTCCCGTAGTCACTTCTTGGCCCAGCACAGCCAGTGACCCCATAAAGAGCATTACAAAAAAATTAAGTGTTCCTTTTTTCATTTTGTTAATTGTAAGATTATTCAAAACCGAACTTTTTCAAACCCTCATGGCTGATTTTAATAGCTTCCAAAGGTTTAAGACCATCAAAGGTCATATCCTGCTCTACCATATAATACTCCATACCGGAGAGATCTTTTTTGGCTAAAATCCTACCGAAATCAATGGTTCCCTCGCCTACGGGCGCAAATCTGCCCTGATCGTCCATATCCTTTACGTGCCATAGTTTGAATCGGCCCGGATATTTCTCAAAATACGCTACAGGGTCGGCACCCGCTTTGGTCACCCAATACAGGTCCATTTGGAAGTTTACAAATTCCGGGTTACAGTTTTCCAATAAATAGTCAATTACTACAGTATCGTCATCGCCCTTTTTGAACTCAAAGTCATGGTTATGATACAACAGTTTAAGACCGGCCGCATTCGCCTTTTCCCCAAGGGTGTCCAAAATATCGGCCAATTCCCGAGCGGTACCTTTCATACCCATGGTCCTATCTTCCATATTGAACGTAAACATACCCATTGGTGGAACAGGAACTACAAAATACTCGAACCCCGCAGCCTTAACATCGGCCATCATCTGATCCGCATTCTCCAAGGTTACGGAGCCTTGATGTGTACTTAAAGGGGTCAATCCTACTTCGCCTAGATATGTCTTGAAATCTGCAGGGGACATATCGTAAAATTTCCCATCGGCATAGCTAGCTGCCTCGATATTTTTATAGCCTGCATCGGCCACGGACTTGAGGGTCGTTTTGGCATTTGTCCCCATATCTTCCCGAACGGTATAAAGGGCCAATCCACCAAAATCAGTTTCTTCCTCGACCATTGTCTCTGGAGTTTCGGTTGTTTCGTTTACCTTATCGGCC
This genomic interval carries:
- a CDS encoding carboxylesterase/lipase family protein, giving the protein MKKGTLNFFVMLFMGSLAVLGQEVTTGKDVAVTNTESGKVRGYIQNGIFTYKGIPYAKAERFEASVKPDAWEGVRSSTMYGPVAPLMTSTTSVQDESEFVFDHDWGYTNEDCLSLNVWTPSISDNKKRPVMFWIHGGGFTAGSSHELPSYDGENLSKKGDVVVVSINHRLNVLGFLDLSAYGEKYKHSANNSILDMVMALEWVKANIENFGGDPNNVTVFGQSGGGAKVNTLMAMPKAKGLFHKAINQSGAMRSGILEKEDTQAIAAETISILGLDASNIDSIQKIPFEVLADASAKALQNVAQKMKDAGKPVIGFGLNWGPSRDGEDLPFQVNSNEAFEMSRNIPLLIGTVKNEFAPFANMRFLNASEAEIMKHIKDTYKDKADDYIAAVKKAYPNDKDPKDLLDVDTMFRPGAVAQANRKSSLEGGAPVYMYLFTWQSPVFDGKYKSLHCMELPFVFNTVDKANHMTGGGAEAHTLADKMSQAWINFATTGNPNTDSLPEWPAYSEENTATMHFDVTCEVKPQWDKELFEITSGN
- a CDS encoding sugar phosphate isomerase/epimerase family protein, translated to MNMRKLILNVFVLVAAGLVFSCKGKADKVNETTETPETMVEEETDFGGLALYTVREDMGTNAKTTLKSVADAGYKNIEAASYADGKFYDMSPADFKTYLGEVGLTPLSTHQGSVTLENADQMMADVKAAGFEYFVVPVPPMGMFTFNMEDRTMGMKGTARELADILDTLGEKANAAGLKLLYHNHDFEFKKGDDDTVVIDYLLENCNPEFVNFQMDLYWVTKAGADPVAYFEKYPGRFKLWHVKDMDDQGRFAPVGEGTIDFGRILAKKDLSGMEYYMVEQDMTFDGLKPLEAIKISHEGLKKFGFE